The window AGAAACCAGAAATCCAAACCAGCTAAATTTTTCTGCTAGTAAAAATTTAAAAACACGGGCAGACATAATGCTGTCTGACGAAATGGAAGAGGCTGAGGAAACCAGTGCAGTGGAGTTTGGTGTAAGAAAATTCATTGAGTATCTGCAAAATAAAAAAATAGAAATAAGGGCTTATCCCAGCAGAGACATCCATGCCAAAGTATATGTGAGTCGTTACGATTCTGGTAAACACGATGGTTTTGGTTCAGTAATTACTGGCTCCAGCAACTTCTCTGAAAGCGGACTGATCACACAGCGTGAGTTTAACGTGGAGTTAAAAGATTCAGCAGATGTAAAGTTTGCTCTGGAGCAATTTGAAAAACTCTGGACTGAATCAATAGATGTGTCTGTTGAATATGTAAATACACTTTCTAATAAAACATGGATCAATGACCAGCTCACGCCTTATGAGCTGTATCTAAAATTCCTGTATGAATATTTTGTGGAAGATATTAGCGCCGACCAAGACATACAGAAATATTTACCAGACGGATTTAAGACCTTGAAATATCAAGATCAGGCGGTAATCTCCGCTAAGAAAATTTTAGAAGCCTACAATGGAGTGTTTTTGGCGGATGTTGTTGGTTTAGGCAAAACATTTATAGCCGCTTTGTTAGCCCAGCAGCTCAATGGCAAGATACTTATAATCTGTCCGCCTGTTTTGCAGGATTATTGGAACGAAGTGTTTTTCAATTTTGGCATTAGATCATATAAGGTTGAATCGCTCGGTAAACTGGAAGCCATCTTAAATAATGGCGTGGAGAATTATGACTATATTTTCATTGATGAAGTTCATAGATTCAGGAACGAATTAACTCAGGCCTATGATTTACTGCACCAAATTTGCTATGGCAAAAAAGTAGCGCTAATCTCGGCGACCCCTTTGAATAACACCATAAACGATATACTGGCTTTGTTAAAATTGTTCCAGAATGGCAGAAGCTCCAGCATACCTGCCGTACCAAATTTAGAAAACTTCTTTGGCAAATTGAGAGCTAAACTAGATAAATATAAAAAGACCGACCCTGAGTATCTACCTCTAGTTAAAGAAGTTTCTGCGGAAATACGGGATAAAGTCTTAAAGCACGTTATGGTCAGGAGAACCAGAAAAGAAATTGTTAAATATTTCAATTCTGATTTTACGCAGCAAAACCTGCGGTTTCCAGAACTGACCGAGCCGCGGCAGATCGCCTATTACTTTGATAAAGAGACTAATGCTGCTTTTAATAAAACTATTAAATATCTTATAGGCTTTACCTATGCCAGATACAAACCTCTAACCTATTTGAAAGAAGGTCTGGAAGAATTCGAACTGCAGCAGCAAAGAAATATGATGGGTTTTATGAAGGGCATTTTGATCAAAAGACTGGAAAGCAGTTTTCAGGCCTTTCGTCTGACGGTGGCTAGATTTATTGATTCTTACTCTGCTTTTATTAAGGCTTATAAGCAGGGTTATGTTTTCTTCGGAGAAAAAATCCGCTTGCAGGATTATGAAGATTATGACAATGATGAAGAGTTGCTAAAGCTCATTGAAAGCGGCAAAGTGCGACAAATTGCCGCAGATAAATTTAAGGTGGATTTTATTAAAGACCTTGAGCATGATCTGGTCATACTAAATGAAATAAGAAAAATATGGCAAGCTGTAAAAGTTGATCCCAAGCTGGAACAATTTGTCGATAAATTGAAAAACGATACAGACTTAAAAAATAATAAATTGATCTTATTTACAGAATCCAAAGAAACTGCAGAATATTTATACCGTAGTCTGAACAAAACTTTTAGAGATAAAGTTATGTCCTTTGCCAGCAACGGCGGCCTCTATAAAGACGAGCAATTCAGCCCCAAAATAGCCAAAGACATAGTGCAGGAAAACTATGATCCCAATAACAAGACACACAAAGACGATATTAAGATACTCATTACGACTGATGTGCTGGCGGAAGGCATCAACCTGCATAGAGCAAATATCATTATCAATTATGACTTGCCCTGGAATCCGACCAGAGTCATGCAGAGAGTCGGTAGAATTAATCGCGTCGGCACAGAATATGCCGCTGTACATGTCTATAATTTTTTCCCGACAGAACAATCCAGCGAGCATATTTCTCTGGAGGCTAGTATCAAGGCCAAGATACAGGCTTTTCATGAAACGCTGGGTGAAGACTCTAAATATCTAACGGGCGAAGAAGCGCCGACTAGCCATGAGCTGTTTGGCGATGCTTTGTATAAACGCTTAAACAGCAAAGAATCGCTGGAAGATGAGAATAACTCTGAAGAATCTGAATTGGAATATTTGCGGGTCATTCAGGATATTAGAGACAAACAGCCTGAATTATTTGAGAAAATCAAACGCATACATAAAAAAGCCCGCTCTGCAAAAACTATAAAATCGGGAAAACAGGTTGTCAGTTTCTTCAGGATCGGTAAATTGAAAAAGTTTTATCTGGCTGATGCCGCTAATGCAAAAGAATTACAGTTTTTTGCTGCCGCTAAAATGTTTAAATGTGAGCCAGTTACCCCCAAACTAAGTATTCCTAAGGATTATTACGAACTATTAAATAAAAACAAGGCGGCTTTTCAGAATAGTTTTAACAGTCCCGATGACGAAACGCTTGCCAGAGGTCGCTCCAACGAGAATTATGTGTTGAGTAGATTGAAAGCCAATGACTTTAAATATCAACAGAGGTTTACCGAAGATGATGAAGAGTTTGTTGCTCAGGTCATTAACGGTATCAATACCGGTTCCATCTCTAAACTGACTGTCAAAAATATAAAACAAAACATAGAAAAAGAGCCAGATCCATTGAAAATGTTGGCCGTATTAAGGACACATGTTAAGCCAGCGATATTAGGAGTAAGAGTTACTGGCAATAATCTGGTCAAGGGGAAAAAAGAAGTAATTTTGTCCGAATATTTGAATGGGCTGGATAATGAATAGGCTTGAAGCAATAAGAATAATCGAGGATACTTTTGACAAAGCCTTTAATGAGGAAAAGTTTCTTTATTTTGTGCGTAATCTGTTTAACGATCTTAATGAAGCCAAAAAATTTCCTCAGCCGTTAACGGGCAGTTATATCAAAGATGCTTTCAAAGGCAAGATAAGATCTTATAAAAGACTTGGACAGTACACCGCCCCCAATGGTGTGGTCATAGATATTATAGTGGCCGAGTTGACCCAAGAGTATGCTTTGGATCACGCTAGAACATCACAGCGCAACTTTGCTGCTGATTATTTGAAGACCAGAGGCAATAAAGAAATCGGCTTGTTCATTTATTATTCTCCCGACAGGCCAGATTGGCGATTTTCTTTGGTCAAAAGAGAGTTAAAGACTTATCAAAAAGCCAGCGGCAAGGTTGCTATTGCCGAAGATTTGGTGCCAGCCAAAAGGTTTTCTTTCCTGGTTGGGGAAAATGAGCCGAATCATACAGCGAAAAAGCAGCTGCTCCCCCTGCTGGAAAACGAGCAGAAAAACCCGTCATTAAAAGACATTGAGCAAGCCTTTAATATCGAGACCATATCCGATGAATTCTTTGAGAAATACAAAGAATTATACGGGCAGTTAAAAGAGTCTCTGGATAAGCTGGCGGCGGAGCAGACAGAACGCGGCAGAAAAATAAAAGAAGACTTTGAAAACAAAAATATTGATACAGTTGATTTTGCCAAAAAGCTGCTGGGGCAGCTGGTATTCTTATACTTCTTGCAGAAAAAAGGCTGGCTGGGCGTTGATCGAAGCGGCGCTTGGGGAGAAGGCTCTAGATCTTTCCTGCGGGATTTGTTCGATGGAAAATATGTCAAGTATGAGAACTTTTTTAACGATGTTCTGGAGCCATTGTTCTATGAAGGTTTGGCTTATGACCGGGGCGAAACAGCTTTTTACAATGGGCTGAAATGCCGGTTGCCTTTTTTGAACGGCGGTCTTTTTGATCCGCTTCAGGATTATTCCTGGGAAAAAACCGATATTTGCATTCCGAATGAAATATTCTCAAACAAAACAGCGGACAATGTAGAAGGCACTGGCATACTGGATATTTTTGATCTATACAATTTTACGATCAAAGAAGATGAGCCGCTGGATAAAGAAGTCGCCATCGACCCCGAAATGCTGGGTAAAGTTTTTGAGCGGCTGCTGCCGGTAAAAGAGCGCAAATCGCAGGCGGCATTTTACACACCAAGAGAAATTGTCCACTATATGTGCCAGCAGAGTTTGATAAATTATCTGGCCGCTGAATTGAAAAATAAGACAGCACGGGAGGATATAGAAAATTTCATATTACAGGGCGAGCTGGCGGCGGATAATACAGACTCAGGTGGTTACGCGGGACAGCTGCCCAGAAGTATTAAAAATAATTATGCGGAAATCGATAAACTGTTGGAAAACCTTAAAATATGCGATCCAGCCATAGGTTCCGGCGCATTTCCTGTCGGTATGATGACGGAGATAATTGCCGCCCGCAATGCGCTGACGCAATGTTTCTCAAACAAGCAGAACAGAACCCTGTACAATTTCAAGCGTCACGCCATACAGGAATCTATCTATGGGGTAGACCTTGATGCTTCAGCTGTAGATATTGCCAAACTCCGGCTCTGGCTTTCATTGATAGTTGATGAAACAGATATGAAAAATATTCAGCCGCTGCCAAATCTTGATTACAAAATTATGCAGGGAAATTCTTTACTGGAAGAATTCGAGGGAGTAAAATTATTTGATGAGAATTTCCTCGCTAAATCTGAAAACCTATATGAGCAAGAATTAAAAAATATCCAAACTGAGCAGTTAAGCCTGCAGAAAGAATTTTATGAATATGGAGTCCAGGTTAATGATCTGGTCAGTATTAAGAAAAAAGGCAGGGAAATATCTGACCGCAAGAAAATTTTGGATAAGAGAGCCAGGGAATTAAGAAAGTTGTTGTCTGCTAATGGCAGTTCATTAGAAGACACTTTGTTTAATCAGCAGTCTGCAGCCAAGAAAAAGCTGGAAAAATATCAAGCCAAACAAAAGGAATTTTTTGACTCTGTGCAAAAAAGTGAGAAAAAGAAACTTTTGCAAGAACTTGGCGAACTAGAATGGGAGTTGATCGAAGCCACGCTCAAAGAACAGCACAAAACCAATTCTCTGAAAAAACTGGAGCAATACAAAAAGGCCAGGACAAAACCCTTTTTCTTATGGAAACTGCATTTTGCCGAAGTGTTTCAGGAAAAAGGCGGATTTGATGTGGTTATCGCTAATCCGCCGTATGGAATTTTGAATAAAAAACAAAACAAGGCAGAAAGTATAGTGGTTCCACCTGAAGAATTAGAATATTATAAGAACAGTTTATATTATGAGCCTGCAACTGGCAGGATGATAAATATATTTCGCCTGTTTATTTTAAAAAGTTTGAGACTGTTGTCTTCTGAGGGGATATTTATGCAAATATTTCCATTAGCTTTTACAGGCGACCTTAGCATAACAAAATTAAGGAAGTACATTTTAGAAAATTGTTCAATAATATTTATTGAAGCATTTCCAGAGAGAGATAACGAGAATAAGCGTGTATTTAGAGATGTAAAAATGTCAGTGGCGATAACCTGTATAAAAAACACAAAAACACCAGATAACTTTTTCGTTAGAATAAATACTGATAAATATATTGATGTTTCTGCCGAGAAAAACTATATAAATAAGGGAATTATAGAATTATTTGATGATAATAGTTATACGATACCCTTGATGTCATCAAAAGAAACTTCATTATTGCAAAAAGTTTTTACAAAAAGCACAAAATTTTCAGACATCGGCTGG is drawn from Candidatus Margulisiibacteriota bacterium and contains these coding sequences:
- a CDS encoding phospholipase D-like domain-containing protein, with product MPQNTDLKFFTNEPNATLLDRFRKSLKFVRYFDILVGYFRVSGFYNLYKEFETIDKIRILVGLNADKKTYDIIEETRNPNQLNFSASKNLKTRADIMLSDEMEEAEETSAVEFGVRKFIEYLQNKKIEIRAYPSRDIHAKVYVSRYDSGKHDGFGSVITGSSNFSESGLITQREFNVELKDSADVKFALEQFEKLWTESIDVSVEYVNTLSNKTWINDQLTPYELYLKFLYEYFVEDISADQDIQKYLPDGFKTLKYQDQAVISAKKILEAYNGVFLADVVGLGKTFIAALLAQQLNGKILIICPPVLQDYWNEVFFNFGIRSYKVESLGKLEAILNNGVENYDYIFIDEVHRFRNELTQAYDLLHQICYGKKVALISATPLNNTINDILALLKLFQNGRSSSIPAVPNLENFFGKLRAKLDKYKKTDPEYLPLVKEVSAEIRDKVLKHVMVRRTRKEIVKYFNSDFTQQNLRFPELTEPRQIAYYFDKETNAAFNKTIKYLIGFTYARYKPLTYLKEGLEEFELQQQRNMMGFMKGILIKRLESSFQAFRLTVARFIDSYSAFIKAYKQGYVFFGEKIRLQDYEDYDNDEELLKLIESGKVRQIAADKFKVDFIKDLEHDLVILNEIRKIWQAVKVDPKLEQFVDKLKNDTDLKNNKLILFTESKETAEYLYRSLNKTFRDKVMSFASNGGLYKDEQFSPKIAKDIVQENYDPNNKTHKDDIKILITTDVLAEGINLHRANIIINYDLPWNPTRVMQRVGRINRVGTEYAAVHVYNFFPTEQSSEHISLEASIKAKIQAFHETLGEDSKYLTGEEAPTSHELFGDALYKRLNSKESLEDENNSEESELEYLRVIQDIRDKQPELFEKIKRIHKKARSAKTIKSGKQVVSFFRIGKLKKFYLADAANAKELQFFAAAKMFKCEPVTPKLSIPKDYYELLNKNKAAFQNSFNSPDDETLARGRSNENYVLSRLKANDFKYQQRFTEDDEEFVAQVINGINTGSISKLTVKNIKQNIEKEPDPLKMLAVLRTHVKPAILGVRVTGNNLVKGKKEVILSEYLNGLDNE
- a CDS encoding Eco57I restriction-modification methylase domain-containing protein — encoded protein: MNRLEAIRIIEDTFDKAFNEEKFLYFVRNLFNDLNEAKKFPQPLTGSYIKDAFKGKIRSYKRLGQYTAPNGVVIDIIVAELTQEYALDHARTSQRNFAADYLKTRGNKEIGLFIYYSPDRPDWRFSLVKRELKTYQKASGKVAIAEDLVPAKRFSFLVGENEPNHTAKKQLLPLLENEQKNPSLKDIEQAFNIETISDEFFEKYKELYGQLKESLDKLAAEQTERGRKIKEDFENKNIDTVDFAKKLLGQLVFLYFLQKKGWLGVDRSGAWGEGSRSFLRDLFDGKYVKYENFFNDVLEPLFYEGLAYDRGETAFYNGLKCRLPFLNGGLFDPLQDYSWEKTDICIPNEIFSNKTADNVEGTGILDIFDLYNFTIKEDEPLDKEVAIDPEMLGKVFERLLPVKERKSQAAFYTPREIVHYMCQQSLINYLAAELKNKTAREDIENFILQGELAADNTDSGGYAGQLPRSIKNNYAEIDKLLENLKICDPAIGSGAFPVGMMTEIIAARNALTQCFSNKQNRTLYNFKRHAIQESIYGVDLDASAVDIAKLRLWLSLIVDETDMKNIQPLPNLDYKIMQGNSLLEEFEGVKLFDENFLAKSENLYEQELKNIQTEQLSLQKEFYEYGVQVNDLVSIKKKGREISDRKKILDKRARELRKLLSANGSSLEDTLFNQQSAAKKKLEKYQAKQKEFFDSVQKSEKKKLLQELGELEWELIEATLKEQHKTNSLKKLEQYKKARTKPFFLWKLHFAEVFQEKGGFDVVIANPPYGILNKKQNKAESIVVPPEELEYYKNSLYYEPATGRMINIFRLFILKSLRLLSSEGIFMQIFPLAFTGDLSITKLRKYILENCSIIFIEAFPERDNENKRVFRDVKMSVAITCIKNTKTPDNFFVRINTDKYIDVSAEKNYINKGIIELFDDNSYTIPLMSSKETSLLQKVFTKSTKFSDIGWCYTGEIDMTFCKAAFTKSSKDTVLLRGAILDRYIIKDKMSQGEILYIDENKLRKTKKIDKSVFSSERIVMQGITGVNEKIRLKMMIIKDVYCANSVNFLVLNKDVNNKYLLGIFNSKLMNFIFKKFSTNSNVNGYEINNLPIRLQSYDEQKIISIVDQILTVKRKLLGTFDLEAQLDKLVYEIYELSPEEIKIVEESLR